A portion of the Juglans microcarpa x Juglans regia isolate MS1-56 chromosome 1D, Jm3101_v1.0, whole genome shotgun sequence genome contains these proteins:
- the LOC121246699 gene encoding exopolygalacturonase-like, with protein sequence MADNNAAGNWACVHATILILCFAIACCCEAKGMSHALVDTLLGANLRRITYDIRPAGLNYERVFNVLHFGAYPDGRKDSTQPFKRAWRAACGFKGRSRLLIPGGAFLLSEIVFAGPCSGPSPTIVQVIGTLKATTDIREYSSSEWVLFQSINGLVITGSGTFDGQGGAVWKYDCKGNKNCVQLPSNIKFNKVTNGVLQGITSLNSKGVHVFITQCEDIRVRNIRVIAPGDSPNTDGIHVSHSNNVRINETIIRTGDDCVSMIQGATNVAINKLTCGPGHGISVGSLGKYRHEEDVRGIVVKNCTLTGTDNGVRIKTWPGSDSSSASGMLFQDIIMNNVKNPIIIDQRYCERSTKCKKAPSRVKISNVYYINIKGTSSSAVAVNLMCSKQFPCQDVHFYNIDLRYQRKGMGATATCANAVVRYGGRQNPPPCK encoded by the exons ATGGCAGATAATAATGCAGCAGGAAACTGGGCTTGCGTGCACGCCACCATTCTGATtttgtgctttgcaattgcctGCTGCTGCGAGGCAAAGGGCATGTCGCATGCACTTGTTGATACTCTCCTGGGTGCTAACTTACGTCGGATTACTTATGACATTCGGCCTGCAGGTCTTAACTATGAGAGAGTCTTCAACGTATTACACTTCGGTGCCTATCCTGATGGTCGAAAAGATAGCACCCAG CCGTTCAAAAGAGCATGGCGTGCTGCATGCGGCTTCAAGGGAAGGTCGAGGCTACTCATCCCCGGAGGGGCTTTCTTACTATCTGAGATTGTGTTTGCAGGGCCATGCAGCGGCCCATCTCCCACAATAGTTCAAGTTATAGGGACATTAAAAGCAACAACGGATATCAGAGAATACTCTTCCTCTGAATGGGTCTTGTTCCAATCCATCAATGGCTTGGTAATTACAGGAAGTGGGACTTTTGATGGGCAGGGTGGTGCTGTTTGGAAATACGACTGTAAGGGTAACAAAAACTGCGTCCAACTTCCATCt AACATTAAGTTCAACAAGGTCACCAATGGAGTCCTGCAGGGCATCACTTCCCTTAATAGCAAAGGGGTTCACGTATTCATCACTCAATGCGAGGACATCAGGGTACGCAACATTCGTGTAATTGCCCCCGGAGATAGCCCCAACACTGATGGCATCCATGTTAGCCATTCCAACAACGTGCGAATTAATGAAACCATCATCCGGACTGGGGATGATTGCGTCTCTATGATCCAGGGAGCCACTAACGTCGCAATCAACAAATTAACCTGTGGACCTGGTCATGGCATTag TGTGGGTAGCCTCGGCAAGTACCGTCACGAGGAGGATGTGAGAGGCATCGTTGTGAAAAATTGCACATTGACTGGCACAGATAATGGGGTTAGAATCAAAACATGGCCAGGATCTGATTCAAGTTCAGCGTCTGGCATGCTTTTCCAGGACATCATTATGAACAATGTCAAGAACCCCATCATTATAGACCAGCGATACTGCGAAAGATCAACCAAATGCAAGAAAGCG CCATCGCGTGTAAAGATCAGCAACGTTTATTACATAAACATTAAGGGAACCTCAAGCTCCGCAGTGGCAGTAAATCTGATGTGCAGCAAGCAGTTTCCTTGCCAAGATGTTCACTTCTACAACATCGATTTGAGGTATCAGAGGAAGGGAATGGGTGCCACTGCTACATGTGCCAATGCAGTAGTAAGGTATGGTGGAAGACAAAACCCACCACCTTGCAAATAG